One stretch of Cryptosporangium aurantiacum DNA includes these proteins:
- the whiA gene encoding DNA-binding protein WhiA has product MAMTAAVKDELSRVAITKPCCRKSEMAALLRFAGGLHIVAGRVVVEAELDTGNAARRLRQSIAEVYGHGSEVHVLTAGGLRKTSRYIVRVVREGDSLARQTGLLDVRGRPVRGLPPQVVSAAACCSEAAWRGAFLAHGSLTEPGRSAALEITCPGPEAALALVGAARRIGVTAKAREVRGVDRVVVRDGDAIGALLTRIGAHASVLAWEERRMRREVRATANRLANFDDANLRRSARAAVAAGARVERAMEILGGDAPEHLLAAGRLRLAHGQASLEELGSLADPPLTKDAVAGRIRRLLALADKRAHDTGVPDTEASVTPEMLAP; this is encoded by the coding sequence ATGGCGATGACGGCCGCGGTCAAGGACGAGTTGAGCCGGGTCGCGATCACCAAACCCTGTTGCCGGAAATCCGAGATGGCCGCGTTGCTCCGGTTCGCCGGTGGGCTGCACATCGTCGCCGGCCGGGTCGTGGTCGAGGCCGAACTCGACACCGGCAACGCCGCGCGTCGGCTGCGGCAGAGCATCGCGGAGGTCTACGGGCACGGCAGCGAGGTGCACGTGCTGACCGCGGGTGGCCTGCGCAAGACCAGCCGGTACATCGTCCGGGTGGTCCGCGAGGGTGACTCGCTGGCACGACAGACCGGGCTGCTCGACGTCCGCGGACGGCCGGTGCGCGGGCTGCCGCCGCAGGTCGTGTCCGCGGCGGCGTGCTGCTCGGAGGCGGCGTGGCGGGGTGCGTTCCTCGCGCACGGCTCGCTCACCGAACCCGGGCGCTCGGCCGCGCTGGAGATCACCTGCCCCGGTCCGGAGGCTGCGCTGGCGCTCGTCGGCGCGGCCCGGCGGATCGGCGTCACCGCGAAGGCGCGCGAGGTGCGCGGCGTCGACCGGGTCGTCGTCCGGGACGGGGACGCGATCGGGGCACTGCTCACCCGGATCGGTGCCCACGCCAGCGTGCTGGCGTGGGAGGAGCGGCGGATGCGCCGCGAGGTGCGGGCCACCGCGAACCGGCTCGCGAACTTCGACGACGCGAACCTGCGCCGGTCGGCCCGGGCCGCGGTCGCGGCAGGCGCGCGGGTGGAGCGGGCGATGGAGATCCTGGGCGGCGACGCCCCGGAGCACCTGCTCGCGGCCGGCCGGCTGCGGCTGGCGCACGGGCAGGCGTCGCTGGAGGAACTCGGGTCGCTGGCCGACCCGCCGCTGACGAAGGACGCGGTGGCCGGCCGGATCCGGCGGCTGCTCGCGCTGGCCGACAAGCGCGCCCACGACACCGGCGTGCCCGACACCGAGGCCAGCGTCACCCCGGAGATGCTCGCGCCCTGA
- a CDS encoding gluconeogenesis factor YvcK family protein, protein MIGWDTERPPRVVAFGGGHGLFASLKALCLLGIDPTAVVTVADDGGSSGRLRREFGGIPPGDLRQALVALANPADPVTAAVFQHRFSGSGELGGHAIGNLILAGLTDILGGTVPALDHAARVLGCRGRVLPMAARPLDIEADVAGALGNVITIHGQHAVATTRGRVRRVRVTPASAPACPDAVEAVTTADALVLGPGSWFTSVLPHFLVPELADAIVGSSARRIVVLNLSTDGETQGMPFEDHLHALAEHAPALKVDVVLADPHIVGDHTGLSRAAESLGGRLVVAPVAASDGSPRHDQQALAAALRGVLGTG, encoded by the coding sequence GTGATCGGTTGGGACACCGAGCGACCTCCACGGGTGGTGGCCTTCGGAGGCGGACACGGGCTGTTCGCGTCACTGAAAGCGTTGTGCCTGCTGGGCATCGACCCGACGGCCGTGGTGACGGTCGCCGACGACGGGGGCTCCAGCGGCAGGTTGCGGCGGGAGTTCGGCGGAATCCCGCCCGGTGACCTGCGGCAGGCTCTGGTCGCGCTGGCGAACCCCGCCGACCCGGTGACCGCGGCGGTGTTCCAGCACCGTTTCTCCGGCTCCGGTGAGCTCGGCGGACACGCGATCGGCAACCTGATCCTGGCCGGGCTGACCGACATCCTCGGTGGCACGGTGCCTGCGCTGGACCACGCGGCCCGTGTCCTGGGATGCCGCGGGCGGGTGCTCCCGATGGCGGCTCGGCCGCTCGACATCGAGGCCGACGTCGCCGGCGCGCTGGGTAACGTCATCACGATCCACGGGCAGCACGCGGTTGCGACGACCCGGGGACGGGTCCGCCGGGTCCGGGTGACCCCGGCGTCCGCGCCCGCCTGCCCGGATGCGGTCGAGGCGGTGACGACGGCCGACGCGCTGGTACTCGGCCCCGGCTCGTGGTTCACCAGCGTGCTGCCGCACTTCCTGGTGCCCGAACTCGCCGACGCGATTGTCGGCTCGTCGGCTCGTCGCATCGTCGTCCTGAACCTCAGCACCGACGGTGAGACCCAGGGAATGCCGTTCGAGGACCATCTCCACGCGCTGGCCGAACACGCTCCGGCATTGAAAGTGGACGTCGTACTGGCGGATCCACACATTGTCGGGGACCACACCGGTCTGTCCCGTGCGGCAGAATCACTGGGGGGACGACTGGTCGTTGCGCCGGTAGCGGCGTCCGACGGTAGTCCGCGGCACGACCAGCAGGCTCTCGCCGCCGCACTCCGGGGAGTGCTCGGTACCGGCTGA
- the rapZ gene encoding RNase adapter RapZ has product MTIGERSPEADDIGEVDGIAAARAEMDLVVVTGLSGAGRSTVARALENVGYYVVDNLPQTLMVTMAELAFASGGAGRRTAMTLDVRSRAFSTDLLGAVADLRVRGFHPRVVFVDASDDVLIRRFESVRRPHPLQGEGRLADGIAAERVLLANAREVADVIIDTSLLNGNQLRGRIEELFVTPEQTLHVTTLSFGFKYGLPADADLVVDMRWLPNPHWVPELRPFSGKDEAVSDYVMAQPGAVEFLDQYAAVVAMATDGYKREGKRYLTIAVGCTGGKHRSVASAVALASRLEARGIPTTVSHRDLGRE; this is encoded by the coding sequence ATGACGATCGGGGAACGGTCGCCGGAAGCGGACGACATCGGCGAGGTCGACGGCATCGCCGCCGCGCGGGCCGAGATGGACCTGGTCGTGGTCACCGGCCTGTCCGGGGCCGGGCGGAGCACGGTGGCCAGGGCGCTGGAGAACGTCGGATACTACGTCGTCGACAACCTCCCGCAGACGCTGATGGTGACGATGGCCGAGCTGGCGTTCGCGTCCGGGGGGGCCGGGCGGCGCACCGCGATGACGCTCGACGTCCGGAGCCGTGCGTTCTCCACCGATCTGCTCGGTGCGGTCGCCGACCTGCGGGTACGCGGCTTCCACCCGCGGGTGGTGTTCGTCGACGCGTCCGACGACGTGCTGATCCGTCGTTTCGAGAGCGTGCGGCGTCCGCACCCGCTGCAGGGCGAGGGTCGGCTCGCGGACGGCATCGCGGCCGAGCGGGTGCTGCTCGCCAACGCGCGCGAGGTCGCGGATGTGATAATCGACACCAGCCTGCTCAACGGCAACCAGCTCCGCGGCCGGATCGAAGAGCTGTTCGTGACGCCCGAGCAGACGCTGCACGTCACGACGTTGTCGTTCGGGTTCAAGTACGGGCTGCCCGCCGACGCCGATCTGGTCGTCGACATGCGGTGGCTGCCCAACCCGCACTGGGTCCCGGAGCTGCGGCCGTTCAGCGGCAAGGACGAAGCGGTCAGCGACTACGTGATGGCGCAGCCCGGCGCGGTGGAGTTCCTCGACCAGTACGCGGCGGTCGTGGCGATGGCCACCGACGGATACAAGCGTGAGGGAAAGCGTTACCTGACGATCGCGGTGGGGTGCACGGGTGGTAAGCACCGAAGCGTCGCCAGTGCTGTCGCGTTGGCATCGCGGCTCGAAGCGCGGGGTATCCCCACCACCGTGAGCCACCGGGACCTGGGCCGGGAGTGA